TTAACTATGTTCGCCCCGAAATACTCACCCGAAGAGAGAACGGGGATGAGCATACGCTGGAGTTCATCGGACTGCGCCATCCTCTCATCGAATCCCGGGAAGAGAACGGTATCTACATACCCAACGATCTGATGATGGGCGATCTGCCAAAAAAGGCGGTGCACGACCATGTCACTCTCCAGGCGAGCGACAACAAGCCGGTTAGAGGCGTGCTGCTTTACGGCATCAACTCCAGCGGCAAGAGCTCTTTGATGAAAAGTGTCGGCATGGCGGTCATCATGGCGCAGGCCGGCTTTTTCGTTCCCGCCGCCTCGATGCGTTTTCACCTTTTCGACAAGCTTTTTACGCGCATCGTGAGCAAGGACAATCTCTACAAGGGGCTCAGCACCTTCGCCATCGAGATGATGGAGCTCAAGAATATTTTCAACAGAGCCGGCAGGCATTCGCTTGTCCTGGGTGATGAGATAAGCCACGGCACCGAAACCGAATCGGCTCTGGCCATTGTCGCCAGCGCGGTAAAAAGGCTCCACGATCTTGGGACCCTTTTCATCGTGGCGACGCACCTGCACAAACTGACCGAACTGGAAACGGTGACGGGGCTGGATGGGGTCGTTTTCCTGCATCTGGCGGTCGAATACGACGAAGCGGAGGACAGGCTGCTGTATAACCGAAAACTGATGCCCGGTTCGGGCAGTACCCTTTACGGGCTCGAATTCGCCCGTTCCCTCCATATGGACCGACGTTTCATTGAGACCGCCTACACGATCCGCGAATCGCTCAGCGGAAACGAAGAGAGCATCAAGCGGTTGAAAAAGAAGAAGCGAAGCCGCTACAACAAAGAGCTTTACCTCAGCAGCTGCGCCCTCTGCGGCGCACCTGTGGAGGAGGTGCACCATATCGCGCCCAGGGCAAAGGCGGATGCGGAGGGAAAGATCGGCCACTTCCACCAGAACCACCGCTACAATCTCATTCCCCTTTGCAAAAGGCACCATCGGCTCGTCCACGAGGGCAAAGTGGTCATTCACGGATTTGTCATGACCGATGAGGGGCTTCAACTGCGATATATCGAGAGATCGGAATAGACTCTCTTTCTTTAGCTTTTTTTATGTATAATCGTTCAAATTCACAAATCCACTGAATCAAGGAGAACCCATGAGCCTGCCTGTCATCGACATTCCAATCAAGCTGCCCTTCGAGGTGCCGCTGCTTGTGCACCCGATCTTCGTCCATTTCGCCATAGCGATTCCCGTGATCGTCTTTCTGCTCGAAATTGCCAACATCAAAGCAAGAAACCGTGCCGTCAGCGTGACATCGCTCTTTTTGATGACATTGGCGCTTCTGGTCTATGCCGGAGCATTCTTCGCGGGAAAAGCCGACGGTTCGAACGCCTTCGCGCTGCTCGCTCCGGAAGTCCAGGAGGAGTTGAAGTTCCACAAGCTGCTGGGAACCTATCTGGTTTATGCGATCGGGGTGCTTTTCGTACTGAAGCTTTTGGCGATGCTGGTCAAGAAGCCATGGGCGCGGGACTTTTTCCTCGCGATGCTGCTCATCTTCATCGGTGTCCTGTTCAAACAGGGCAAAGACGGCGGAGAACTGGTCTATAAATACGGCGTAAACGTCGAAGCGGTGAACCAGCTGCAGGACAAAGTCGACGAGATGGAGTACGAGATAGAGGATCTCAAGAAGGCCAAGGAGGCTCCCGCCGGCAAGGCAACCGAAACGCCCGCCGAATCCCACGAAGCGGCTCCGGCGACAGAAGGCGCTTCCGAAGCTCCCTCCGGGGAGCAAGAAAGCGGTATGAAAGAGACCGCTCCCGCCGAAGAATCGCATGGAACGGCTCCTGCTATGGAGCATCATGAAGCCGTGCCGGGCGAAGGTTCTCAAGAAACCGCCCCCGCGGAAGAGTCCCATGAAGCGGCACCAGCCGAACACAAAGAGGAAACATCGATGCAAAAGGCTGCACAGGAAGCGGCGGAGGAAGCCGGTACGGCTCTGCATGAAAAAGTGCAGGAGGCTGCCGAAGCCGTTGGGGAAGCGGCAGAGGGTGCTGTGGAGGAATCCGCGGAAGCTGCGCATGAATCCGCCGAAAGCGAGTCGGCAGCGGAGAGCAGCACCGAACATACCGAACCCTGATGCCCCCCAAGCGACCGCTTCCTTTCGTCCTGCCCGCCTCGCTCGATGCGCGGAAACGGTCCGCTCGGCTGCGTCGCCACAAAATCAAACCCTCCAATATCGCCCGTACCTTCGAAGGGGACGGGTGGATTCTCTATATTCCCACAAAAAAGAGTTACTTCAAACTTCCCAAAGAGATGGTTCCCAGCCGGGAACTGGAACACCGTATCCGAAAGATTCACGACTACATCGAAGAGTACAAGGCGCTGATCGATGTGGAACGGCATGCCGAGATGCAGGCGCGGCTGCGCGAGATTCGTTCCATCAGCGGCAGGGAGCGTGAAATCTACGGCCGCGCGATTTTGGGACTCAAAGGGCGTTCGGCCGGACAGAAGTTCGACTTCTATCTGGTGCGGTTCAGTCGTGACCGGATCATCGAAACGGAGATCGGCAGCGGCGATATCGTTCTGATATCCCGGGGAGAACCTCTCCGAAGCGAGCTGACGGCGACAGTGATGCAGGTGGCCAGAAATTTTGTCGAAGTCGCCTTTTCGCAAAAACCGCCCCCGTGGGTCAAGGAGGCCCAGATCCGTCTTGATCTCTATGTCAACGACATCACCTTCAAGCGCATGGAGGCCAATCTCGAAACGATGCGCCACATGCCGGCGCCCTACAGCAGGATGCGGGACATCGTTTTGGGCCTTGCGGACCCGATGCCGGCAAAAGCGGTGCCTTTCGATCCAAAAAACCGTCGACTGAACGCCACACAGCAAGAAGCGGTGGCTTTGGCACTGGGCAGCGGAGATGTCGCTTTGATTCACGGACCGCCGGGAACCGGCAAGACGACGGCGGTTGTGGAGGCGATCTTGCAGTTCGTCGCGAAAGGGAAAAAGGTACTCGCCGCCGCCGACTCCAACGTCGCTGTGGACAATATGCTCGAAAAACTGGCCGAATCCGATACTCTCGGGATGGTGCGTATCGGTCATCCGGCGCGTATCGGGGAGAAACTGGAATCCTACTCGCTTTTCGCACAGGTCGAACGGGACGAGAGAAGCAGGAGAGTCAAAGCGATGCTTCAGGAGGCGCAGAAACTGGTGGAAGAGAGGAACCGCTACAGCAAGCCGACATCCGCGAGGCTCAGAGGCATGTCGAAAGAGCGCGTCAAGACGTTGGCGGCGACGGGAAGAGCCTATCGCGGGGTGGATGTCAAAACGATCCAATCGATGGCCGCGTGGATCCGGGAGGATGAAAAAGTCGAGCGTTTCTACAGTGCCATTCGCGAGTTGGAAGCCGCCATCGTCCGCGATATCATCGCCAAAGCCGATGTGGTGCTTTCGACCAACGGCATGATCGGTTCGGAGGTGCTCGAAGGTGTGACCTTCGATGTCGCTGTCATCGACGAAGCGAGTCAGCAGATGGAGCCTTCGACCCTGATGCCGATGCTGCGTGCGCCCAAAGCGGTGCTGGCGGGTGATCACAAACAGCTGCCGCCGACCGTGATCAGCAATCTTGACATACTCGGACATTCTCTTTTTGAACGGCTGATGGAAAGAAACGGGGTGCCCTCGGCCATGCTGAAGGTGCAGTACCGGATGAACGAAACGGTCATGGATTTCCCCAACCGCCTGATGTACGGCGGTGCCCTGAAGGCCGATGCTTCGGTCGCCGGCAGGAGGCTCGCCCTCGCCGAGCTTTCGGCAGATAGACAGATTGCCTCCTTGCTCGATCCCGAAAAACCGGTGGTGTTCGGCGACACTTCCGCTTTGGATGCCGACGAGGTGCTGCAGGTACGCTCGACCTCCTATGAAAATCCGATCGAAGCGGAGTGGATAGGCAGAATTGTCAGGTCACTTTCCGAAGGAGGCGTTTCGCCCGAAGAAGTGGGTGTCATCACGCCCTACCTGGCCCAGGTCAAACGGATTCGCCAATGGATGGATGAGGAAGGTTTGGCCTGCGAAGTCAAGAGTGTCGACGGTTTCCAGGGGAGAGAGAAGGAGGTGATACTCATCTCGTTCGTCCGGTCGAATCCGGCGAAAGCGATCGGGTTCGTCAAAGACCGTCGACGACTCAATGTGGCGATGACCCGTGCCAAAAGCAAACTTGTCATGATCGGTGATGGGGGAACGCTGGAGCCCAACGAACCTTTTACCGAGCTTTTTGATTGGCTGCGGACGTATGGTCGGATTGTGCCACTTCAAGAGGGGTGAGAGCGCCGCTGCGCACCGGTGAAAATGGCGGAGAGTTAATGGGAAACCGAAGCATGCCGCGTCTCCCAATCACCGATCATCGATGATCGAATCGGCCACGGTTGCCGTGCCTAAATCAGTAGAATCGATGGATCTCTTCGAGAAGATTGTCGAAAGTGACATCCTCTCCCGCTTCGTGCAATACTTCGTTGAGGTACTTTTCGCTGGCCTCCATACCGCCCTCTTTTTCGATTTCCGTCAACTTTCTGTAGAGCGGGTCGAGGACATCCTTGACATGTTTTGAGACCGCTTTGCGATAGGCACGGTATCCTGTAATCTCCTTGGTGTTGATGTCACGGATGATTTCGAAGTGGGTGAACACCCAGTAGTAGCGTCCGTCCTTGGCCAGGTTCTTGATGGCGACGTTGATGTTCTTGCCCGCTTTCAGACGGTCCCACAGGAGTTTGAAAGCGATTTTCGGCATGTCGGGATGACGGACGATACTGTGGGGCTGACCGATCAGTTCGTCCCTGGAGTACCCCGATATTTCGCAGAAATAGTC
This genomic interval from Hydrogenimonas urashimensis contains the following:
- a CDS encoding DUF2231 domain-containing protein, whose protein sequence is MSLPVIDIPIKLPFEVPLLVHPIFVHFAIAIPVIVFLLEIANIKARNRAVSVTSLFLMTLALLVYAGAFFAGKADGSNAFALLAPEVQEELKFHKLLGTYLVYAIGVLFVLKLLAMLVKKPWARDFFLAMLLIFIGVLFKQGKDGGELVYKYGVNVEAVNQLQDKVDEMEYEIEDLKKAKEAPAGKATETPAESHEAAPATEGASEAPSGEQESGMKETAPAEESHGTAPAMEHHEAVPGEGSQETAPAEESHEAAPAEHKEETSMQKAAQEAAEEAGTALHEKVQEAAEAVGEAAEGAVEESAEAAHESAESESAAESSTEHTEP
- a CDS encoding IGHMBP2 family helicase; the protein is MPPKRPLPFVLPASLDARKRSARLRRHKIKPSNIARTFEGDGWILYIPTKKSYFKLPKEMVPSRELEHRIRKIHDYIEEYKALIDVERHAEMQARLREIRSISGREREIYGRAILGLKGRSAGQKFDFYLVRFSRDRIIETEIGSGDIVLISRGEPLRSELTATVMQVARNFVEVAFSQKPPPWVKEAQIRLDLYVNDITFKRMEANLETMRHMPAPYSRMRDIVLGLADPMPAKAVPFDPKNRRLNATQQEAVALALGSGDVALIHGPPGTGKTTAVVEAILQFVAKGKKVLAAADSNVAVDNMLEKLAESDTLGMVRIGHPARIGEKLESYSLFAQVERDERSRRVKAMLQEAQKLVEERNRYSKPTSARLRGMSKERVKTLAATGRAYRGVDVKTIQSMAAWIREDEKVERFYSAIRELEAAIVRDIIAKADVVLSTNGMIGSEVLEGVTFDVAVIDEASQQMEPSTLMPMLRAPKAVLAGDHKQLPPTVISNLDILGHSLFERLMERNGVPSAMLKVQYRMNETVMDFPNRLMYGGALKADASVAGRRLALAELSADRQIASLLDPEKPVVFGDTSALDADEVLQVRSTSYENPIEAEWIGRIVRSLSEGGVSPEEVGVITPYLAQVKRIRQWMDEEGLACEVKSVDGFQGREKEVILISFVRSNPAKAIGFVKDRRRLNVAMTRAKSKLVMIGDGGTLEPNEPFTELFDWLRTYGRIVPLQEG
- a CDS encoding PAS domain-containing protein, coding for MKRPEPKNEEIQLDNTKYIESQTDTKGIITDVNDYFCEISGYSRDELIGQPHSIVRHPDMPKIAFKLLWDRLKAGKNINVAIKNLAKDGRYYWVFTHFEIIRDINTKEITGYRAYRKAVSKHVKDVLDPLYRKLTEIEKEGGMEASEKYLNEVLHEAGEDVTFDNLLEEIHRFY